From the genome of Hymenobacter cellulosilyticus, one region includes:
- a CDS encoding GAF domain-containing protein, whose protein sequence is MAAAPWCRGPITDLSVLDCSCDLVETLLMAVFPPASFDTDISGAVAPFQRLSFYHTPKFAEILLNGNKTIKQPLNFDTRTMDIYMARMVYQLILDKVYGVYLPLQGTIIFTVPDYNIGSYRHYGVGYHSSFVNVRVVGEKPDLTPEQIEHLSHNLHRADLWHELLPPERFELEGFNILHLVDVTEQEILSELKYDLLERDVLQASDRLEQIQEKLRVLFGRPFLQLGIAAYDEKKQAFVDFGRKINHSFLTKQLNNQDAGSGFRRIYNQLLQDRQPLVLQNVEQADIPEDLREQILGIGIKSTILALLPYGDDTVGLLELGSPNVGDLDEFCIEQVAHFVPLFAVAVKRNSEEIQTRVQAIIKEKFTAIHPTMEWRFTDAALNLLNKIEEGNKGAEMEDIIFHEVYPLHGASDIRGSSTARNEAIQGDLIEHLTLANKVLKKASDFQQLPILDELKFYVNKNLRRLRQGILTGDEVSIFESLKTEVEPLFEYLGNNTPELRAVIAHYWSNIDPELGILYKRRKDFEQSVTLLNDTVSDYLDEEEAKAQQMFPHYFQRFKTDGVEHNIYVGASLVENKPFDLVFLKNLRLWQLLVTVEITRRTAALRPKLAVPLETTQLILIHGQPLSIRFRQDERQFDVDGAYNIRYEIIKKRVDKATVLGTGERLTQPGKIALVYAQLREAAEYMEYIDYLQDRGMLEDEVEELELEELQGVKGLLALRVTVKL, encoded by the coding sequence GTGGCGGCCGCACCCTGGTGCCGGGGCCCGATTACCGACCTGAGCGTGCTCGACTGCAGCTGCGACCTGGTCGAGACGCTCCTGATGGCCGTGTTTCCACCGGCTTCCTTTGATACCGACATCAGCGGCGCGGTAGCTCCATTTCAGCGCCTGAGCTTTTACCACACCCCCAAGTTTGCCGAAATCCTGCTCAATGGGAATAAAACCATCAAGCAGCCTCTGAACTTCGACACCCGCACCATGGACATCTACATGGCGCGCATGGTGTATCAGCTGATTCTGGACAAGGTATACGGCGTGTATCTGCCCTTGCAGGGTACCATCATCTTCACCGTCCCGGATTACAACATCGGTTCCTACCGGCACTACGGCGTGGGCTACCACTCCTCTTTCGTGAACGTGCGTGTGGTGGGCGAAAAGCCCGACCTGACGCCCGAGCAGATTGAGCACCTGAGCCACAACCTGCACCGCGCCGACCTCTGGCACGAGCTGCTGCCCCCGGAACGCTTCGAGCTGGAAGGCTTCAACATCCTGCACCTGGTGGACGTGACGGAGCAGGAAATTCTCTCGGAGCTGAAGTACGACCTGCTGGAACGCGACGTGCTGCAGGCCTCCGACCGCCTGGAACAGATCCAGGAAAAGCTGCGCGTACTCTTCGGCCGGCCGTTTCTGCAGCTGGGCATTGCCGCCTACGACGAGAAAAAGCAGGCTTTCGTGGATTTTGGCCGCAAAATCAACCACAGCTTCCTGACCAAGCAGCTCAACAACCAGGACGCCGGCTCGGGCTTCCGCCGCATCTATAACCAGCTCTTGCAGGACCGGCAGCCGCTGGTGCTCCAAAACGTGGAGCAGGCCGACATTCCCGAGGATTTGCGGGAGCAGATTCTGGGTATCGGCATCAAAAGCACCATTCTGGCCCTGCTGCCCTACGGCGACGACACCGTGGGCCTACTGGAGCTGGGCTCCCCCAACGTGGGCGACCTGGACGAGTTCTGCATCGAGCAGGTGGCGCATTTTGTGCCCTTGTTTGCCGTGGCCGTCAAGCGCAACTCGGAGGAAATCCAGACCCGGGTGCAGGCCATCATCAAGGAGAAGTTCACGGCTATTCACCCCACCATGGAGTGGCGCTTTACGGACGCGGCCCTGAACCTGCTCAACAAGATTGAGGAAGGCAACAAGGGCGCCGAAATGGAGGACATTATCTTCCACGAAGTGTATCCTCTGCACGGCGCCAGCGACATTCGGGGCAGCAGCACGGCCCGCAACGAGGCCATTCAGGGCGACCTGATTGAGCACCTGACCCTGGCCAACAAGGTCTTGAAAAAGGCTTCGGACTTCCAGCAGCTGCCCATTCTGGATGAGCTTAAGTTCTACGTCAACAAAAACCTGCGCCGCCTGCGTCAGGGCATCCTGACCGGCGACGAGGTCAGCATCTTCGAATCCTTGAAGACGGAAGTAGAGCCGCTGTTTGAGTACCTGGGCAATAATACGCCCGAGCTGCGGGCCGTTATTGCCCACTACTGGAGCAATATTGACCCCGAGCTCGGCATCCTCTACAAGCGCCGCAAAGATTTCGAGCAGAGCGTGACGCTGCTTAACGACACGGTCAGCGACTATCTCGACGAGGAAGAGGCCAAGGCCCAGCAGATGTTTCCGCACTACTTCCAGCGGTTCAAGACCGACGGCGTAGAGCACAATATCTACGTGGGTGCCTCTCTGGTCGAGAACAAGCCGTTTGATCTGGTATTTCTAAAAAACCTGCGGCTGTGGCAGCTGCTGGTCACGGTGGAAATAACCCGCCGCACTGCCGCGCTGCGGCCGAAGCTGGCCGTTCCCCTCGAAACTACCCAGCTCATCCTCATTCACGGCCAGCCCCTGAGCATCCGTTTCCGCCAGGATGAGCGGCAGTTCGACGTGGATGGGGCCTACAACATTCGCTACGAAATCATTAAGAAGCGGGTCGACAAGGCCACGGTGCTGGGCACCGGCGAGCGGCTCACCCAGCCCGGCAAAATTGCCCTGGTGTACGCTCAGCTGCGGGAAGCGGCCGAGTACATGGAGTACATCGACTACCTGCAGGACCGGGGCATGCTGGAAGACGAAGTAGAAGAGCTGGAACTCGAGGAACTGCAGGGCGTCAAAGGCCTGCTGGCTTTACGAGTGACCGTAAAGCTCTGA
- a CDS encoding T9SS type A sorting domain-containing protein produces MVKVGLLAKKYEAPLSQLSQEIQPQKDKWAADLKAIAAKNATPGQLEKRQELGHGLRGHGQLSQFFRPAKFLLLDPNAPTPSASAGAGAGLNVYPNPAVATNQLEYSVKKAGPVTIEILDGRGNTLRPVVQNEEQEKGSHTLSTNLSDLPAGTYFYKITTRSGTETKRFVKQ; encoded by the coding sequence ATGGTGAAAGTGGGCCTGCTCGCCAAGAAGTACGAGGCGCCCCTGAGCCAGCTCAGCCAGGAAATTCAGCCCCAGAAAGACAAGTGGGCCGCCGACCTCAAGGCCATTGCCGCCAAGAATGCCACGCCTGGGCAGCTGGAGAAGCGCCAGGAGCTGGGGCACGGGCTCCGCGGCCACGGCCAGCTCAGCCAGTTTTTCCGGCCCGCCAAGTTTTTGCTGCTAGACCCCAACGCCCCCACTCCTTCTGCCTCCGCTGGCGCCGGAGCCGGCCTGAACGTGTATCCAAACCCCGCCGTAGCCACCAACCAGCTCGAGTACTCCGTGAAAAAGGCGGGCCCGGTGACTATTGAAATTCTGGACGGGCGTGGTAATACCTTGCGGCCTGTGGTGCAGAATGAAGAGCAGGAAAAAGGCAGCCACACGCTGAGCACCAACCTGAGCGACTTGCCCGCCGGCACGTATTTCTACAAAATCACGACCCGCAGCGGCACCGAAACCAAGCGCTTCGTAAAGCAATAA
- a CDS encoding M16 family metallopeptidase: MKHTFSRLLLAAALLGPVGANLAQAADVVELRQPNASKVVVKLQFRNGSSADPVGKEGLTFLTSQLVTEGGTKAMTAAQLKDFLYPMATNYYATTDKEVTTFTFEFHKDFTDKFYPVLQGLILTPSFTQEDFDRLKSNQLNYVEQVIRASSDEDYSKFALEDQLFRGTRFQHMTRGTAAGVRSLTLDDVKKHYAAAFGKDNLTIGIAGNYPASFAKKLKDDLDKLPKSTAKPVVPTVAAPKGIQVEIISKTDALGSAVYAGFPIQTTRANDDFAALMVANSYLGEHRKSYGRLYDKIRTTRSMNYGDYSYIEWYENGGQNMLPVPGVPRHANYASLWLRPVQIAEGLRKQYPTELGGLTVGHARLPCAWPCAKWIIWSKTA; the protein is encoded by the coding sequence ATGAAACATACTTTTTCCCGCCTGCTGCTGGCGGCCGCCCTGCTGGGCCCAGTTGGGGCGAACTTGGCGCAAGCCGCCGATGTGGTAGAGCTGCGTCAGCCCAATGCCTCGAAAGTGGTAGTGAAGCTGCAGTTCCGCAACGGCTCCTCCGCCGACCCCGTGGGCAAGGAAGGCCTGACGTTTCTGACCAGCCAACTCGTAACGGAAGGCGGCACCAAGGCCATGACGGCGGCTCAGCTCAAGGACTTCCTCTACCCGATGGCCACCAATTACTACGCCACCACCGACAAGGAAGTCACGACCTTTACCTTCGAGTTTCACAAGGACTTTACCGACAAGTTCTACCCCGTGCTCCAGGGTCTGATCCTGACGCCCAGCTTCACCCAGGAAGACTTTGACCGGCTCAAGTCCAACCAGCTCAACTACGTGGAGCAGGTAATCCGGGCTTCGTCGGATGAGGACTACAGCAAGTTTGCCCTCGAAGACCAGCTCTTCCGCGGCACCCGCTTCCAGCACATGACCCGCGGCACCGCCGCCGGCGTGCGCAGCCTCACCCTGGACGACGTGAAGAAGCACTACGCCGCTGCTTTTGGCAAAGACAACCTGACCATCGGTATTGCCGGCAATTACCCGGCTTCCTTTGCCAAAAAGCTCAAGGACGACCTGGACAAGCTGCCCAAGAGCACCGCTAAGCCCGTAGTACCCACCGTGGCCGCGCCCAAAGGCATCCAGGTAGAAATTATCAGCAAAACCGACGCCCTGGGCTCGGCCGTGTACGCCGGCTTCCCCATTCAGACCACCCGCGCCAATGACGACTTCGCGGCTTTGATGGTAGCCAATTCCTACCTCGGGGAGCACCGCAAAAGCTACGGCCGCCTCTACGACAAGATCCGCACGACCCGCTCGATGAACTACGGCGACTACAGCTACATCGAGTGGTACGAAAACGGTGGCCAGAACATGCTGCCCGTACCCGGCGTGCCCCGCCACGCCAACTACGCCAGCCTGTGGCTGCGCCCGGTGCAGATTGCCGAAGGCCTGCGCAAGCAGTATCCCACCGAGTTGGGCGGCCTCACCGTGGGCCACGCCCGTTTGCCCTGCGCCTGGCCGTGCGCGAAATGGATAATCTGGTCAAAAACGGCATGA
- a CDS encoding M16 family metallopeptidase — MKHSVQTWLLAAGLLAAPLAQAQKKAAPAAATPAAASATAPAFPYPMQQKQLANGMNVVTVPFDSPGLASVFLVVRAGSRDEVEPGHTGFAHFFEHVMFRGTEKYSKEQYDQVLKSVGASANANTSLDRTVYHMTGNATMLEKMLEVEADRFQHLKYAEHDFKAEAGAVKGEYTKNSASLYTQLNEKVADAAFDKHTYEHTTMGFFKDVVDMPNQYQYSLQFFDRFYRPEYTTLLVVGDVKPEQVNQLADKYFSMWKRGSYQPAITQEPEQTAPRYVHIQNANFPPLVSLSYRGPAFNDQSKDLPALDILTTMLFSDNSPLYQKLVVKEQKVRFVGGSPNYTRDPYLTSIRASVVKAADMAYVKDEITKALEDLKTTPVDAKRLADTKSALKYSFLMGLDSPDQIANGLAEFIWLTGNPQSLNNFYALYDQVTPADIQAAAKKYFVPEHLTVGTIGPNATGGVQ, encoded by the coding sequence ATGAAACACTCCGTCCAGACCTGGCTGCTCGCTGCCGGTCTTCTGGCTGCGCCCCTGGCTCAGGCGCAAAAAAAGGCTGCTCCGGCAGCCGCTACGCCGGCCGCAGCCTCCGCTACTGCCCCGGCTTTTCCCTACCCCATGCAGCAGAAGCAGTTGGCCAACGGCATGAACGTGGTGACCGTCCCGTTCGACTCGCCCGGCCTGGCATCCGTGTTCCTGGTGGTGCGGGCCGGCTCCCGCGACGAAGTGGAGCCCGGCCACACGGGCTTTGCCCACTTCTTTGAGCACGTCATGTTCCGGGGCACCGAGAAGTACAGCAAGGAGCAGTACGACCAGGTTCTCAAGTCGGTAGGTGCCTCGGCCAACGCCAATACGTCGTTGGACCGCACCGTGTACCACATGACCGGCAACGCCACCATGCTAGAGAAAATGCTGGAAGTGGAAGCCGACCGGTTTCAGCACCTCAAGTACGCCGAGCACGACTTTAAGGCCGAAGCCGGCGCCGTGAAGGGCGAGTACACCAAGAACTCGGCCTCGCTCTACACCCAGCTCAACGAGAAAGTGGCCGATGCCGCCTTCGACAAGCACACCTACGAGCACACCACCATGGGCTTCTTTAAGGATGTGGTGGACATGCCTAACCAGTACCAGTACTCCCTGCAGTTCTTCGACCGGTTTTACCGCCCCGAATACACCACCCTGCTGGTGGTCGGCGACGTGAAGCCCGAGCAGGTAAACCAGCTGGCCGACAAGTATTTCAGCATGTGGAAGCGTGGCTCCTACCAGCCTGCCATTACCCAGGAGCCCGAGCAGACGGCCCCGCGCTACGTGCACATTCAGAACGCCAACTTCCCGCCCCTGGTAAGCCTGAGCTACCGCGGCCCGGCCTTCAACGACCAGAGCAAGGATTTGCCCGCCCTGGATATTCTGACTACAATGCTGTTTTCGGACAACTCCCCGCTGTACCAGAAGCTGGTGGTGAAAGAGCAGAAAGTGCGCTTCGTGGGCGGCTCGCCCAACTATACCCGCGACCCGTACCTGACTTCTATCCGGGCTTCGGTGGTAAAAGCCGCCGACATGGCTTACGTGAAGGATGAGATTACCAAAGCCTTGGAAGACTTGAAAACCACGCCCGTGGACGCCAAGCGCCTGGCTGATACCAAGTCGGCGCTGAAGTACAGCTTCCTGATGGGCCTCGACTCGCCCGACCAGATTGCCAATGGCCTGGCCGAGTTTATCTGGCTGACCGGCAACCCACAGAGCCTGAACAACTTCTACGCCCTCTACGACCAGGTAACGCCCGCCGACATTCAGGCCGCAGCCAAGAAGTACTTCGTGCCCGAGCACCTCACCGTGGGCACCATTGGGCCCAACGCTACCGGCGGCGTGCAGTAA